ATAGGAGAGAAAACCACAATGTGACTGTGTTCCAAACACGGAGGTGCTAACTGCAGGTGGCAGAAAGCCACCTACCCAAGATATCTCGGGAGACATCTAATCAGGCTTTGTGTTTATTACAAAGTGTCTTCAAACAGGTATGACCAGATAGCAAGCTCCCAACGTGTATTTTTATAGCCTGTATTTTTActgtctcttcctccccccGCAAAAGTCTTCCGGCTAAGTTTTAAGTaagtttttttgtattttacaagTGCGTTGACAGAGAACACCGAGGACTACAAAGAATATCCTGGAGTGACctccatttgaaaaaaacaaaaaaccaaccccacacCACCCTCAAGTGACATTGCCTCTGTTAGGGAACAGGATAAGCACATCTGAATGACTGACTTCAAACTGTCCCAGTAATGCAATTAAGGGTACTACCTTTAACTCTCTTTGAAGATGCCAAGAGAAGATGGTCTTCTGGGAGAATGTGAGTTATAATGCCAATAGCACGTTCAGCATGGAATCTGAAAGTTTAAATAGAAGATTCAAGACACATGCGTTTAAATTAGCAGCTGACTGATAAAATCTTAGAAACATTAACGCAATAAACAGATGCATTTAAATTCCAGTTGGAAAGTCTGTATCgtttaagaacatttttctccatttacaGTACTAAACCTGCTGCCAGTACCTCCAACAACTGTACTTACAGTGCATTGTCGAATTTTCCAGAGCTGTACTGGTGAACATACGAAGAGTAAGCCAAGTCTTCGTGAGCTGTAGCTACATGTATGTTTTTACCTCCAAATACTGACTGCCGGATATCAAGAGCTGTCTGAAGGAGTTACAAGAATACCATTTCATCGGTTAGTACAGAAAAAACCCTAACGAATCTCTCACTGTTAAAGGCGGGGGGCAGGGAGTAAATCTACTAGCTTTGAAATTCTGTAGGCCTATACCAACATACTTGAGGcagtaaatatataaaagcCACTTAAGCGTTGGGGGGGGAAGCAAAAACCCATAGttggggtggtttggttttggttttttttttaaaaaaaaaaagaacaagcattGCAGTAATTAAATCAACTATTATCTATCTCTATGAATTAACTGTGAGTTTCAGTCAAAACATCTGAGAGATTATGACTGTCAAGAGAAACTGAAGACAGACATTCAGCCCTGCTGCATACCTGATAGATTGCAACAGATTGGCATATATTGTCTACGTTGAGCAAGTAAAAGCCATAGTCTAGTAGCGTATCGGAATATTTGGGGTGCTTGGCTCCAAAATGCTCCCTGTAGAAACACACTTATATTACAAATCGAGGCAAGTtaagcataattttaaaagagggtttttttggaatGCTACTTACCGGGCAAGGTATACTGCATGTTTTATCAGCTGTTCAGCCTTCTTAAATTCACGTTTTACAACACAAGCCTAAACAGGTTGAAATGAAGCATGTGAAGAGGTGTATACTCAGAACTCATCTCCTCCAGATACTGGCCGAATTGCTAActactatttttaatttcaaaatagcCTCATGGTTACTAAAGgacttttcagttatttaagaaaaggttCACAGATAACATTAATAAACCTGTATTTTATTCTGCCATAAATGCCTAAAGGGCTAGTCTAGATCAAACAGGGGAGCCTTTCTGTGGAACGCTCTCAGGTGAACTTTGCCATTATGTTCCAATGAATAGCTGTAACTCAGtttcaggaagaaggaaaaatcccaaaccccCACAGGTCTGAGACTGAAGCGGACCAATTAAACACAAGTAACAAGCCGTAAGGCTCATGAAATGGACCTGGTTGCCCAAGTATTCTGGAGGTACTGCCTATCCTCATCCATTCTTGGCAGTAATTTAGTTACAAAAGAAAGGTGGAAGCTTTTAAATTCACCTTTGAAGCTTGTCGTAAAACATCCACTACTACTTTTACAGGCAGGCCAACTGTGATCTCCTTCATAGCTTCTATACACCATTTGTAAGCCTGTTGAACAAAGAGTTACCAACATAATGAAGCTGGAACTTCACTCCACTGCAacactaagaaaaatattacttggCTCTGAAGAATAAACTGGTCATTTACattacaaaatttttaaaattccatttaattGCTTACATGTAATGAAACTTGTTCAGCTAAGTCTTAAAAGACAGACTTAAAAAGCCCTCTTAAGGTTAATACTGAAGGTGTAAGTATTTTATACGAGCCCAAGTTATGTATTATTACAATGACTGTATTATcttttacagacaaaaaaaagggtattttaTAATCTTTAAGTTACCCTCACAATTCCTATTGTGTAGGACAGCGCACTTAGGAGCTAGAGGAAAGCCGCAGTTTATACAGCGGTTACAGTTAGGTCGCAGGCTTTTATAAAAGAGGTGCAAAGAATTGTTACTTATGTTCTGCTATTCATTTTTACCtattaaaataagctttttataatatttcatttacagATTGGTAATATGCATTGGTTATCTATCTCACAGCATTTCTTAATGTTGGTCAGAGTACCATTAAGAGCTGGCAGACTAACTCAGAACAATACATAGAAAGAAAAGCCCATAAATCAAGTATTCCTCTGGTACTGTCACACAGGTACCAAAAGAGATCAGGAACTCTAGCTAGAAAGATAACGAGAATAACGAGCCAGTCATGGAATGTCCTAGCAGATTTCATAAccagttttctgaagaaaaacaaaaccaaaatcccaCTCACCTCATCATAGTGGCTCTTGGCAAAGAGCAGCGCACACAGCTCCCCATAGAGTGctgctttgtttgcttgctGACCATGTTTTGCAAGTTTGTCCATGTAAGACTGAGCGAGTTTGAAcgtttcttctcccaagtgatATTTACAGTTACCGTTTCGAACGTGCAGCAACCTTAGGAAGATGCAAAAAGATCTTCTAAGCGGTGTCCGAACAGACCATTTCAATGTACAGCAGTACCACTCATCTACGGTTTGGTATTACAACAGAACTGGGCTGCCATCCCAACAAACTTGCACTGTCTGAATTCAGTAATACAGAAGAACTATTTacagaatattgttttggtATGCCACTCTGTTACCTGCATGGCAAAAGCTTCTACTGTTGGAGATGTCAAATGATTTTACATATTGATGCAGTTTTACATATCCAACGCTTGAGCCACTCTGGTGCGgtggctttgttttatttttttcataaaatccATTCTCCTCAACGCTGATAAAATTCCATTTCTAACCCCCTGTAATATACAGTATTAAATCCCTTCTACCTCCTTCCCAAAGCACGGTAAACCAAAACAGACACTAAGTACAGATGGAGCTGGTTTTCATGCATCTCTGCACTTTCTCCTCAAACCTTAAGTAGCACAGTGCTTCATGAGTGGgcattgtttgttttgggggcttgagggtggaggagaggggtgTCTTCACCAGCAATCTAGTCACATCCATTCGACAGGATATCCAGCACTGACTTAGCAGCACCAGAAAAGCCTACTTGCTAACCCAGTTCACAACAACTCCAAAAAACCTCTCCCCGCACTTTGCCCCATCTCCTAACCCGCTGCCTTTCCAGCTGAAGGATTAGCAGAAGCTGCATTGAAACATACTCTTGTTTCTCTAAACAAGTAACAATTTCACcatctatttaaaacaaaagtaaagaagtttttttgtAAAGTGTAAGCTGATGCTTATTTACTTTAAAGAGATACATTAGAAATGTCTGTGTTATCATATTCCAAGCGTAAAGGGCAGAACCATACTCCTACCCATTGCAGGCTAAGAAGAGACAGCTGTTCCTTCTCTATTGCAAATGCCTGCCATTTAGCATACATGAAATTTGGGTAAATTAACCTCCATTGTCCCTCCTGGAAATCTGTTACTAGACACTGAGtgagagagattttaaaaaaaaaaaaaacaaaaaccaggcaAGCCTTTGCAAATCAGGAGGACAACATAACACAGGAAGAGAAATATGCAAAGTGAAGTGAAGCAGAACATAACGCTGTATTGCGGAGAGGCTCAAACTCTGAAAACGCAAGCTAATGTCTAGGTACAGCACTTTATACCTTTTATGATACTTATGATAAATCTTCTAATAAACTGTtaaggggggaggaaggaggagtgaGGTTTTTGATCAGATGCTTCTCTTCTCTAAACCTGAGTAGAGATTTGTAAGTTATTGTAGCCGTGCCTCCTGCAGTAGCAAAGTAATACTTCTAAGTTTGTCCTATAAATTCAGCCTGCCGCTAACACAGCCTCCTCCTATACTTTCCTATTGAAATGTGTCACGGAACTTAAACACtaacaagaaaggaaataaagttcACATTTTCACAAGAAGGGAGTGGCAGGCAAGCACACAGCAGATGTGTATTAGCCACACAAAGAgaagatcaaaagaaaaaaccttcaaaaaaaGCCTCCGGAACGAGCTGCATAAACACCAGCTTTCCAATGAGAAACACAGCAACGTGGctcaagaacagaaagaaaaaagcaacgaccacatttttccttaaataaggTCTAAGAACTAAACATGATGTAGAAGTGCATCGTGTTCTTGGTCACAGGCAGCAGAAAAGTAGCTAACATTTAAGCAACAAGAGACaggaattttaaagaaattagaGAGAAAAACTAAGCAATTGCAGTTTCCCTAGAGAGGGAAACTATTTTGCCTACACCCTTCAGTTGGGAGTTGCTATGTAACATCAAAAATAGGAAGCCCAAATCCCATGTAAGGGTGTAAGCCAGCAGGGATAGTCCTGCAATTTAGATGAGCGCCTGGGAAAGATAACATCCAGCATCTGGATGCTTCAGCAATAGTGtctaaaaacaaagaaatcgACCAAAACCCCGAGCTAAACCTAACCCAATTCTCTAGGATAAGCAGAGTTTATGTGATCCAGTTTTGAGTAACAAAAACCTCTTTATTAATCCAGACGAATCTTAGAAGATAAAGCCAAGAGGAAGAACAAATGCCTTAGGACATTTATGCTAATAGCTACGAATCTTCTTTGATGTCTGCAATAATAGCTTTTGGGGAATATCTTGCCCCCCCAATAAAATAATTCTCTAACAGCATACAAACGTAGCAAACACAATGTACACAGCAGCTTAGTAAGTCTAAaaaccatcagaaaaaaagcccaacaatcAGCAAAATGTGAAACAATGAAGTGGGACAACCACGTATTTGTAATATGTATTTGTGCCTTATTGGTTAACATATAATAATGagagaaagcaaaccaaaaaggaGCAAACGAATGCAGGGAAGTAGTATACAAGCTTGTAGAAATCTCAAATCTTCAAATATTCTCAAGTTTCTCCATATAATTTACTGCCGCTAGTACAAAGAAACACCAAATTATGTCTAAACAACACaaaactttacatttttttaaactgtattccATTAATAATGCAACATATTAAACTCCCAGAGATTAGACTTTCTAGCTTTTAGAGTAGGagagccactttttttttttttttttttaaaagagcgtcatgttttcaaaagctgGACTTAAATTTTGTTCTCTTAAAACTCCACCTAACTCCAGCGCAAGCACAGCGATAAGAACAAGATGTTCTACAGTAGGGATTAGACGGTAACAACAAGAAGTTTATCTTACTGCCTCGTGATTTTGAAGCCGAGTATAATTACTGCTCTCTCCCACAAAAAGGTTTTCAGATGTTACATACTTAGCACttctgaaagtgttttaaattctttctaTGTGATGTATTTCCAAGTGACCGATGCTGTTCTTTGATTGTTTGGGAGATGCCTGAACATAAAGCAGCGTCTCCTCATTCACGCTGTTGCGCTGAGGGATGCGGTGTTACAGGCAGGCCATCGGCTTGCACCGCAAGAACAACGGCTGCCTCTACCCAAACAGAATTAACATCTCCCGGTCAGAAGAGTTGATGCTCTGGATGGCTTTTTTCTagcacaaaatgaaaatcttctTTCCACAGCCATGTGGGTTGTATGCTGTTGTCCAACAGagttcccttttttcctttctttaccttctttttttttttttttttttcccctatttggAGACAGGGAGGgagttcatttttaaagcaacttcTCCAGCTTGCCAAACAGCCCAATACAACTAGGAAACTTTTTTTAGACTAATTAGAAGGCAAAGGACCAAGCACTTTCAGTGATACTCTATGTATCATTCCCCAGTTCTAGGAAGGTGTATGTGTGTGCCCAGTCTTCTCCTGGCATCATCTTATTTCTGGAATGAAAGCCAGTGGTAGCTGGCAGGGCAGAACAAGGCAGAGCAGCAACCGTTTCCATGGCCCTCCGGTTGGCACACAAAATAAGCAGCTACTGGCAAAGCTTATTTACTTTTTGTATTTGTCCAACCATAAGCAAgatgcaggggtttttttggagcaGTTTTCCAAAAGTTTTGCCCTATGTTCAGCTAAATACAGTATATACACTGTTGTTCATTacagcagctaaaaaaaaaaaatcttattttaactATGCTCACTAGCACACAGGTATTCAAGCGTATACCTGTAGCACACAAGAGGTCAGTCACGGTGTTACCAATGAAAACAACCTGGCTACTTGCTGCAGACTGCATCAGTAGAGCACCCACACGTCTAGATACACAGATGTAGGAGCAGAACAACTAAAAACTAAGTCATAATCTTTGAGGCCTCTGTGAACGAACTCAAATCTCAATGGACTGCACTACAGGCCTTGAGAAACAAGGCAGGCACAAAATCCAAATGCCtcctaaaagcaaaaattcttttccaaatgtttaAGCTGTGGCTGAAGGTGTCCACAAGAATTAGACATCTAGATATTTACCTAATCACATAGTTAAGTAGCTCAGCATGCAGCAAGAGAACCCACTGGATCTGGAATCAGGCGAGGTacgttttccttttatttctgctcaACTGCACTTGTATCATTTGTGTTTGGATTTCGCAAATTCTTCTTTTAGTAAATATAGCTTCAGCAAACACCAACACATAACATTCCTTCACATGCAAAaacccttggaaaaaaaaaaaaacaacaaggtGCTGGACCACTCTTACTATCCAGCACCTGTTACCTATGATATAATTATTATGCAGAAAGGCaaaatggtggggttttttttccccccccattGAACTGTGCTGCCAGTTTACAAGTTGAAAACCCAGGGGTTGGTGTAAAACAAGCACCTTCTGAGCTTCAGCTCTAGCCAGGAAAGTATTTTGGCACAGCAGAATACTAAAGGGAGCATCTGAATCTTGATGGCTACACGGCAGTTGGTAACATGTTAATGTGTATTTCACAGTAAGACAGAGGAATTACGGGTGAGCTCACCTTACACAACATTCTACAGCACGAAACCAATGAAGGATTTCATCATGAAGGGTGCATAACTGAAGGCAGGACAGAAATACCTTCTCAGCATCGCTGTACCAGCCTGCATCTGACAGGAACCCccctggggggggcagggaggaaaggaaaaaaaaaaaaagtcaagaaaaaacagatattTGAACAGCAAAACACCGTTTTAATAGAAAAAGGGTTTGCTCAAGTCTTGGAAGACGACTACTTATCTcatatttcattacaaataaaaatgaagacaggCATACATTAGTTCAGTATTCCCCATGCCAAAATACAGAAAGTCATTGCTAAacaacttgaggaaaaaaaatagaaaaagtgaGAGCAAAGGAAGCCTTTTCCTGTTTCACAAAACAGTTCTGACAAAAATTTCATAAAACCGCACACTATGTACAGGAATCCTGTCAGGGTTAAACCCTCCAGTCCCGAATTGAAAAGGATGAAATATAAGAGTAGAAGAATTCTCCTTCACCTGAGGATGACTTTTTGTTATTGCATAGTTTTCCTACAGTTTTCTGTCAAGAAATACTTACCAATACTAAAATTATGCAGTCTTAACATTAAGCATCACAcctgcaaacacattttaaatctAAAACATTCGAAATAGAAAAGATAAGCCTATATATTTAGATATTAAAATccaatacatttttcttaagaCACCAACTAGTTTTCTAAAAATTACGTTccaatacatttttcttaagaCACCAACTAGTTTTCTAAAAATTACATTCCAAAACCACAcatgttctttaaaaagaaatcacagacattaacatgaaaaaaattagcattaGCTAAACTGAAGCTTGCATGAAATAAAGTATCATATTTTCAACAGCCTATCATCACCAGTTacctaaaacaaaaccaatctggattgctttttcttttacagcagaATCCGATTCTGCTATGTAGGAGCACCGTCTACTGAAAGAATAGGCCAGTACAGAAGCAACTTTTACTCCGTGGTCCATCAAAGCCTGAAAACAGTGATGAAGCAGAtgtctgaaacaaaagaaaacagaatttgattacacatgaagtttttaaaacactgcagtCAGTTGGCTTTTGAGTGCCATGAATTCAAATGAGCAGTGATTCAAAGAAATAACTCCAACCCTCTctcaaaccaaaaccagatgaATACAAGCATAATTGTCAATCTCAAGACTAATGGATTACAGTTGTTGGATTATCCAACAAATAAAGTGAGCATGCACAAAGTTCTTTACAAGGACACCCTCCAGTGTAAGCAAAACACAAGCTACCCACACAAtattaaaactggaaaacaacattttcagcTAAAACTTAGAGGGGGAGGAAGCCTCAAATCCACCCTTACCCCACAACTCCCATAGAAACTGCAGATAAACGAGCAGTGACAAGCCCACGAACatcacacacatgcaaacaatGGGAGGGAGGTATGCCTAAAGACTCCAAGCTTGTTCCGGTTACAAACAATCTGATCTAAAAAAGCCAAGTTCTGAGCATAAGACCACAAATTGGAATATTAATGACAGGAAAACTCTTTAAACTGCGGTGATCCTGTCAGCTTGATAACCCTTCACTGAGGATTTGCTACAACAGCAAGAAACAGGTACTTTGACTGATCAGTCGGTGGTGAGCCATTGGGGTTttctgcatcacttgtttttttgtttgtgctttttttccccctccctctcgGCTGTTctatcttccttctttttttcttctctttctgttctttttcctctttttaggtttttttttaaattactaaattgtctttatgtcaacccacAATTTTcacacttttacccttccaattctcttccccatcccactgggtggGGGAGTgagagcggctgtgtggtgctcagctGCCTACCGGGGTTACACCACGACAGCAGACTGCATAGCAGtaacaaagaaagcattttgggGACCAAGTACCACAGATGACTTCATAAATTTACACAGAAGTTCCGAtgggtttatttttcaagatgaagagagagaaagagacttTGTAATTTAAAAGTTCATCTGTAAAGCTAAAGAAATATTCTTATGATTAATAGGCTACTAAGACCAAGAAAAATCAGCCATGTCTTCCAAATTCAAAGCCTAGATCAAGAGGTGAGAGCTGAAATGAGAATTATCAAGATACTTACCTTTTATCTAAAGCTCGTAGCACCTTTGCAAAAACTTCTAGTTCACAAAATTCACTACCCAGCTGGCATAAGCGGCCCTGTTGgtaaagctgaaagaaaaacataaatatattttaaaatttaagactGGTAGTTCTTCTGGGAAATTTAGCTTAATAGTAAAGATGACTTATGATGAGATCTAGACTTCAAAGTGTTGAAATACAGCAGACTAAAAAGTAATAGTTCCACTACCTCCACATGGGAGCACAACTTCAGTGTTTCAAAACTGAGCACGCAAGCTATAAGAGCTCCACAGGCTgtttcaagggttttttttttaatcccaatatttattttcaagtgtcTACTATGTCCACCTGCATCATCAAACACTGCAACACCTAAACTCTAAAGccaagacaaaaccaaagacACCCCTAAAGCCAGCAAAAAATACAATGAATAGCTGCTTTGACatcaaatgctttgaaaacattattttatattatatataaataagcCCCAAACGCACAAGTTCTGCAACAGGTGACTCACCA
This window of the Pelecanus crispus isolate bPelCri1 chromosome 12, bPelCri1.pri, whole genome shotgun sequence genome carries:
- the APPBP2 gene encoding amyloid protein-binding protein 2, whose protein sequence is MAAVELEWVPETLYNTAISAVVDSYGRARRRDIRSLPENIQFDVYYKLYQQGRLCQLGSEFCELEVFAKVLRALDKRHLLHHCFQALMDHGVKVASVLAYSFSRRCSYIAESDSAVKEKAIQIGFVLGGFLSDAGWYSDAEKVFLSCLQLCTLHDEILHWFRAVECCVRLLHVRNGNCKYHLGEETFKLAQSYMDKLAKHGQQANKAALYGELCALLFAKSHYDEAYKWCIEAMKEITVGLPVKVVVDVLRQASKACVVKREFKKAEQLIKHAVYLAREHFGAKHPKYSDTLLDYGFYLLNVDNICQSVAIYQTALDIRQSVFGGKNIHVATAHEDLAYSSYVHQYSSGKFDNALFHAERAIGIITHILPEDHLLLASSKRVKALILEEIAIDCHNKETEQRLLQEAHDLHLSSLQLAKKAFGEFNVQTAKHYGNLGRLYQSMRKFKEAEEMHIKAIQIKEQLLGQEDYEVALSVGHLASLYNYDMNQYENAEKLYLRSIAIGKKLFGEGYSGLEYDYRGLIKLYNSIGNYEKVFEYHNILANWNRLRDRQFSVTDALEDVSTSPQSTEEVVQCFLMSQNVDGQSS